A stretch of Bombus vancouverensis nearcticus chromosome 13, iyBomVanc1_principal, whole genome shotgun sequence DNA encodes these proteins:
- the LOC117159520 gene encoding uncharacterized protein LOC117159520, with protein MNRIIILLTFIAQLKAAHVHLVPNNAKTKNVTGELTLVQCEDNLIEITGKVYGLTPGLHGIHVHEKGDLRDGCMSTGPHFNPENVTHGGQNSPVRHVGDLGNILANESGVADVNIKDSIISFTGNNNIIGRAIVIHSGEDDLGRGSSPLSASTGNSGDRWACGIIKAE; from the exons ATGAATCGAATAATCATACTGCTCACTTTCATTGCGCAG CTAAAGGCTGCACACGTCCATTTGGTACCAAATAATgctaaaacgaaaaatgtaacAGGGGAACTAACTTTGGTTCAATGCGAGgataatttaattgaaattaccGGAAAGGTATATGGACTTACACCAGGATTACATGGTATCCATGTACACGAAAAGGGAGATTTACGAGATGGTTGTATGTCTACCGGTCCACATTTCAATCCTGAGAAT GTCACTCACGGTGGACAAAATAGTCCAGTGAGACATGTTGGCGATCTAGGTAACATATTAGCAAACGAAAGCGGAGTTGCTGATGTAAATATCAAAGattctattatttcttttacTGGAAATAACAATATCATAGGACGTGCAATTGTCATTCATTCTGGCGAAGATGATCTTGGAAGAGGCAGCAGTCCTCTTTCTGCGTCTACTGGAAATTCGGGAGATCGTTGGGCTTGCGGTATAATCAAAGCTGAATAA
- the LOC117159480 gene encoding dynein axonemal intermediate chain 3 isoform X3, which produces MYDDDYSEAEDYGYMPKYEKDWTEAVKSISSETIDWEKEAKETVRLDISTLKERRRTIFDLDSYSASGPSTSDLLRLASVDYVPEPPKEIRYSVSLGAPGIARINLSSLTQKVVGCVIGENVSTEYPWVYVRKEIIEDNIDLHEDSSDFLPIKNEIRMFPNSKILIGYVPSLTEEGQFYICLTEDGRDAVIEQIQKQREEHESRVRTAVYKPLGKWQEFNSSVEIEASIVKNTRPLLEIEVIGTADIFNASFQFEDRKVDDVRDGYIELLPYRQIFENIPRKLLNNMTQVTPDVRDVKTQTALSVFTNCWVQYKYEYKSPDISKFTPDKVESLRSFLHRFSDYVCDQLLLNATWDIYTNDYGNLVRNIRDTQWPIPVSYEEHLSFHDEQHVANKVINDLCWHPLWSGIAFAAYTSYSKSQHLIGPKSNEEVVKACDNNFVLVWSFNDRLTPKLVLECPREVTSVAVSPLDGNLIVGGCANGQIVLWHIPGKIEKVEAVIVYTAAQIKHRIAIKTLTIWMQEVIGTSVIRPTAMSSLKESQKAAITQIIWISPYDQLDSSGRITSLPEDTSVNDLSSQFVTASEDGTIAFWNLKLDEKWQMYKKEKKEKRKETVIRPEALAKSISPFKVLDRIFKPYYVLTIQHPNESRNVVITTMSMYAPKFMKKRTDVAPSTQDVTIRRYFENVIKKPDYVMKPMIHVGTVEGIKKQFIKRKSDFGCITWEGYDFTTDLNINTEVCQWCWFKRIHDGPITHSVRSRLNTSWLATIGGKIFAIWKEDIGIPLFWKKSQVSLTAISWGSYRPTIVILTRLDGTVELWDFMVKTEEPCVMQSLSGRIITGIYTHELYLTPQCVGFCDFNGILRMFLAPDVFFKKDTACVEWMSNFIERQVKRVKSCREWLERWTQTAYKEIKEKQRKAERKKQEEEEKAVTTKTMEAGPLVEPLKKGLKTWDMIEESRERWKTRELKHMQQVLLEKKGLKKDDLERQREPILRLRQDAERKKKKLRQTLKMQESIFEHTKNLFFPKHQPETKRISVAPVPGRIDKPVTVEDTILEEEMMEMQRIDPNEEIIYHFMETQAKVLADLQKHPFQHSFNWENILRKKKTIRVTMDTELKKLNKSKKRFSIII; this is translated from the exons ATGTATGATGACGATTATTCCGAAGCTGAAGATTATGGATACATGCCTAAATATGAAAAGGACTGGACGGAAGCAGTAAAGT CTATTTCTAGCGAAACCATAGATTGGGAAAAGGAAGCAAAGGAAACAGTACGCTTGGACATAAGTACATTAAAAGAAAGGCGAAGAACGATTTTCGATTTAGATTCTTATTCTGCTTCCGGTCCATCAACCAGCGATCTTCTACGTCTTGCTTCGGTGGATTATGTACCCGAACCACCGAAAGAAATTCGCTATTCTGTTTCACTA GGTGCACCAGGTATAGCAAGGATCAACTTGTCGTCTCTAACGCAAAAGGTAGTTGGCTGTGTCATAGGAGAAAACGTTAGCACCGAGTATCCTTGGGTATACGTTCGGAAAGAAATCATTGAAGACAATATAGATCTCCACGAAGACAGTAGCGATTTCCTGCCAATAAAAAACGAGATTCGAATGTTTCCGAATTCGAAGATATTAATCGGTTATGTTCCATCGTTAACCGAAGAAGGTCAGTTCTACATATGCTTGACGGAGGATGGTCGAGATGCTGTGATCGAACAAATTCAGAAACAAAGAGAGGAACATGAAAGTCGTGTGAGGACCGCCGTCTATAAACCGTTAGGGAAATGGCAGGAATTTAACAGCAGTGTAGAGATCGAGGCGTCCATCGTTAAGAATACTAGACCGCTGTTAGAGATCGAG GTAATAGGAACAGCAGATATATTCAATGCATCATTCCAATTCGAAGACAGAAAAGTAGACGATGTTAGAGATGGATACATCGAACTTCTCCCTTACCGTCAAATCTTTGAAAATATTCCACGTAAACTGTTAAATAATATGACTCAAGTTACTCCGGATGTTCGAGACGTGAAAACTCAAACGGCTCTTTCGGTATTTACAAATTGTTGGGTTCAGTACAAATATGAATATAAGTCTCCGGATATATCGAAATTTACGCCAGATAAAGTAGAATCTTTGAGGAGCTTCCTTCATCGTTTCAGTGACTATGTGTGCGATCAA TTGTTGTTAAATGCTACTTGGGACATTTACACGAACGATTATGGCAATTTAGTGAGGAATATAAGAGACACACAGTGGCCGATACCTGTAAGCTATGAGGAACACTTGAGCTTTCACGACGAACAGCACGTGGCTAATAAAGTCATCAATGACCTTTGCTGGCATCCATTATGGTCTGGTATAGCGTTTGCTGCCTACACGAGCTACTCAAAGAGTCAACATCTAATTGGACCTAAATCTAACGAAGAG GTAGTTAAGGCTTGCGACAATAATTTTGTTCTCGTATGGTCGTTCAACGATCGTTTGACACCAAAATTGGTTCTTGAATGTCCAAGGGAAGTGACATCCGTAGCTGTGAGTCCACTAGATGGAAATCTGATCGTAGGTGGTTGCGCAAATGGCCAG ATCGTACTATGGCACATCCCAGGTAAAATCGAAAAAGTGGAAGCGGTAATTGTGTATACAGCTGCTCAAATCAAGCATAGAATCGCGATAAAGACTTTGACCATATGGATGCAGGAAGTAATTGGAACGTCCGTAATCAGACCTACTGCAATGTCCTCGTTAAAAGAGAGCCAGAAGGCGGCTATTACTCAGATTATATGGATTTCTCCGTATGATCAGCTTGATTCCAGTGGCAGAATTACATCATTGCCAGAAGACACTAGTGTCAATGATTTATCGTCGCAATTTGTAACTGCAAGCGAGGATGGTACGATCGCTTTCTGGAACTTGAAGTTAGATGAAAA aTGGCAGATGTataagaaggagaaaaaggagaaaaggaaagagaccGTAATAAGACCAGAAGCATTGGCAAAGTCGATATCTCCGTTTAAAGTACTGGACCGTATTTTCAAGCCCTATTATGTCTTGACAATCCAACATCCAAACGAAAGTCGAAACGTAGTAATAACTACTATGAGCATGTATGCACcgaaatttatgaaaaaacGCACTGACGTTGCTCCATCAACGCAAGATGTAACTATCCGGAGGTATTTTGAAAATGTTATCAAGAAACCAGATTATGTGATGAAACCGATGATACATGTCGGTACTGTTGAAGGTATAAAAAaacaatttataaaaagaaaaa GCGATTTTGGTTGTATCACGTGGGAGGGATACGATTTCACAAcagatttaaatattaatacggAAGTATGTCAATGGTGTTGGTTTAAAAGAATACACGATGGTCCTATAACACATTCTGTTAGATCTAGACTAAATACATCGTGGCTTGCAACCATAGGTGGCAAAATATTCGCTATTTGGAAGGAGGATATTGGTATACCGTTATTTTGGAAGAAATCACAAGTTAG CCTCACTGCTATTTCTTGGGGTAGTTATCGCCCCACGATAGTAATTCTAACACGATTAGATGGTACCGTCGAATTATGGGATTTCATGGTGAAAACAGAAGAACCATGCGTCATGCAGAGTCTGTCAGGTCGCATAATTACAGGGATATACACACACGAATTATATTTGACTCCACAATGCGTAGGATTTTGCGATTTCAATGGTATCTTAAGGATGTTTCTCGCTCCCGATGTTTTTTTCAAGAAGGACACCGCTTGTGTAGAATGGATGAGTAATTTTATCGAACGCCAAGTTAAAAGG GTAAAGAGCTGTAGGGAATGGTTAGAGAGATGGACACAAACGGCTTATAAGGAGAtcaaagaaaaacaaagaaaagcaGAGAGGAAGAAacaagaggaagaagagaaagCAGTCACCACTAAAACAATGGAAGCTGGACCTTTAGTAGAGCCTCTAAAAAAAGGCTTA AAAACATGGGATATGATTGAAGAATCACGTGAAAGATGGAAAACAAGGGAGTTGAAGCACATGCAGCAAGTGCTTCTGGAGAAGAAAGGTTTAAAGAAAGACGACCTCGAAAGGCAGCGTGAACCTATTCTAAGATTACGGCAGGATgcagaaaggaagaagaaaaaattacGGCAGACATTAAAAATGCAAGAAAGTATTTTTGAGCACACCAAAAACCTTTTCTTCCCTAAACATCAGCCAGAGACCAAACGAATTTCCGTGGCGCCAGTGCCAGGAAGAATCGATAAACCAGTTACTGTGGAGGACACTATACTCGAAGAGGAAATGATG GAAATGCAACGAATTGACCCGAATGAAGAGATCATTTACCATTTTATGGAAACGCAGGCTAAAGTGTTAGCTGATTTACAGAAGCATCCGTTTCAGCATTCGTTTAATTGGGAGAATATtctaagaaagaagaaaacgataCGCGTCACGATGGATACCGAGTTGAAAAAATTGAACAAATCGAAGAAGAGATTCAGTATAATCATATAA
- the LOC117159480 gene encoding dynein axonemal intermediate chain 3 isoform X1, with protein sequence MADEHGPHNEEKEKQDEQPNQDDKILQNEETEQGEYESTVEESRKREYSAPAEDAMYDDDYSEAEDYGYMPKYEKDWTEAVKSISSETIDWEKEAKETVRLDISTLKERRRTIFDLDSYSASGPSTSDLLRLASVDYVPEPPKEIRYSVSLGAPGIARINLSSLTQKVVGCVIGENVSTEYPWVYVRKEIIEDNIDLHEDSSDFLPIKNEIRMFPNSKILIGYVPSLTEEGQFYICLTEDGRDAVIEQIQKQREEHESRVRTAVYKPLGKWQEFNSSVEIEASIVKNTRPLLEIEVIGTADIFNASFQFEDRKVDDVRDGYIELLPYRQIFENIPRKLLNNMTQVTPDVRDVKTQTALSVFTNCWVQYKYEYKSPDISKFTPDKVESLRSFLHRFSDYVCDQLLLNATWDIYTNDYGNLVRNIRDTQWPIPVSYEEHLSFHDEQHVANKVINDLCWHPLWSGIAFAAYTSYSKSQHLIGPKSNEEVVKACDNNFVLVWSFNDRLTPKLVLECPREVTSVAVSPLDGNLIVGGCANGQIVLWHIPGKIEKVEAVIVYTAAQIKHRIAIKTLTIWMQEVIGTSVIRPTAMSSLKESQKAAITQIIWISPYDQLDSSGRITSLPEDTSVNDLSSQFVTASEDGTIAFWNLKLDEKWQMYKKEKKEKRKETVIRPEALAKSISPFKVLDRIFKPYYVLTIQHPNESRNVVITTMSMYAPKFMKKRTDVAPSTQDVTIRRYFENVIKKPDYVMKPMIHVGTVEGIKKQFIKRKSDFGCITWEGYDFTTDLNINTEVCQWCWFKRIHDGPITHSVRSRLNTSWLATIGGKIFAIWKEDIGIPLFWKKSQVSLTAISWGSYRPTIVILTRLDGTVELWDFMVKTEEPCVMQSLSGRIITGIYTHELYLTPQCVGFCDFNGILRMFLAPDVFFKKDTACVEWMSNFIERQVKRVKSCREWLERWTQTAYKEIKEKQRKAERKKQEEEEKAVTTKTMEAGPLVEPLKKGLKTWDMIEESRERWKTRELKHMQQVLLEKKGLKKDDLERQREPILRLRQDAERKKKKLRQTLKMQESIFEHTKNLFFPKHQPETKRISVAPVPGRIDKPVTVEDTILEEEMMEMQRIDPNEEIIYHFMETQAKVLADLQKHPFQHSFNWENILRKKKTIRVTMDTELKKLNKSKKRFSIII encoded by the exons ATGGCTGATGAACATGGGCCTCATaatgaagagaaagagaaacaagaTGAGCAACCTAATCAAGATGACAAAATTCTTCAAAATGAAGAAACTGAACAGGGAGAATATGAAAGTACAGTTGAAGAATCAAGGAAAAGGGAATATTCTGCGCCAGCAGAAGATGCCATGTATGATGACGATTATTCCGAAGCTGAAGATTATGGATACATGCCTAAATATGAAAAGGACTGGACGGAAGCAGTAAAGT CTATTTCTAGCGAAACCATAGATTGGGAAAAGGAAGCAAAGGAAACAGTACGCTTGGACATAAGTACATTAAAAGAAAGGCGAAGAACGATTTTCGATTTAGATTCTTATTCTGCTTCCGGTCCATCAACCAGCGATCTTCTACGTCTTGCTTCGGTGGATTATGTACCCGAACCACCGAAAGAAATTCGCTATTCTGTTTCACTA GGTGCACCAGGTATAGCAAGGATCAACTTGTCGTCTCTAACGCAAAAGGTAGTTGGCTGTGTCATAGGAGAAAACGTTAGCACCGAGTATCCTTGGGTATACGTTCGGAAAGAAATCATTGAAGACAATATAGATCTCCACGAAGACAGTAGCGATTTCCTGCCAATAAAAAACGAGATTCGAATGTTTCCGAATTCGAAGATATTAATCGGTTATGTTCCATCGTTAACCGAAGAAGGTCAGTTCTACATATGCTTGACGGAGGATGGTCGAGATGCTGTGATCGAACAAATTCAGAAACAAAGAGAGGAACATGAAAGTCGTGTGAGGACCGCCGTCTATAAACCGTTAGGGAAATGGCAGGAATTTAACAGCAGTGTAGAGATCGAGGCGTCCATCGTTAAGAATACTAGACCGCTGTTAGAGATCGAG GTAATAGGAACAGCAGATATATTCAATGCATCATTCCAATTCGAAGACAGAAAAGTAGACGATGTTAGAGATGGATACATCGAACTTCTCCCTTACCGTCAAATCTTTGAAAATATTCCACGTAAACTGTTAAATAATATGACTCAAGTTACTCCGGATGTTCGAGACGTGAAAACTCAAACGGCTCTTTCGGTATTTACAAATTGTTGGGTTCAGTACAAATATGAATATAAGTCTCCGGATATATCGAAATTTACGCCAGATAAAGTAGAATCTTTGAGGAGCTTCCTTCATCGTTTCAGTGACTATGTGTGCGATCAA TTGTTGTTAAATGCTACTTGGGACATTTACACGAACGATTATGGCAATTTAGTGAGGAATATAAGAGACACACAGTGGCCGATACCTGTAAGCTATGAGGAACACTTGAGCTTTCACGACGAACAGCACGTGGCTAATAAAGTCATCAATGACCTTTGCTGGCATCCATTATGGTCTGGTATAGCGTTTGCTGCCTACACGAGCTACTCAAAGAGTCAACATCTAATTGGACCTAAATCTAACGAAGAG GTAGTTAAGGCTTGCGACAATAATTTTGTTCTCGTATGGTCGTTCAACGATCGTTTGACACCAAAATTGGTTCTTGAATGTCCAAGGGAAGTGACATCCGTAGCTGTGAGTCCACTAGATGGAAATCTGATCGTAGGTGGTTGCGCAAATGGCCAG ATCGTACTATGGCACATCCCAGGTAAAATCGAAAAAGTGGAAGCGGTAATTGTGTATACAGCTGCTCAAATCAAGCATAGAATCGCGATAAAGACTTTGACCATATGGATGCAGGAAGTAATTGGAACGTCCGTAATCAGACCTACTGCAATGTCCTCGTTAAAAGAGAGCCAGAAGGCGGCTATTACTCAGATTATATGGATTTCTCCGTATGATCAGCTTGATTCCAGTGGCAGAATTACATCATTGCCAGAAGACACTAGTGTCAATGATTTATCGTCGCAATTTGTAACTGCAAGCGAGGATGGTACGATCGCTTTCTGGAACTTGAAGTTAGATGAAAA aTGGCAGATGTataagaaggagaaaaaggagaaaaggaaagagaccGTAATAAGACCAGAAGCATTGGCAAAGTCGATATCTCCGTTTAAAGTACTGGACCGTATTTTCAAGCCCTATTATGTCTTGACAATCCAACATCCAAACGAAAGTCGAAACGTAGTAATAACTACTATGAGCATGTATGCACcgaaatttatgaaaaaacGCACTGACGTTGCTCCATCAACGCAAGATGTAACTATCCGGAGGTATTTTGAAAATGTTATCAAGAAACCAGATTATGTGATGAAACCGATGATACATGTCGGTACTGTTGAAGGTATAAAAAaacaatttataaaaagaaaaa GCGATTTTGGTTGTATCACGTGGGAGGGATACGATTTCACAAcagatttaaatattaatacggAAGTATGTCAATGGTGTTGGTTTAAAAGAATACACGATGGTCCTATAACACATTCTGTTAGATCTAGACTAAATACATCGTGGCTTGCAACCATAGGTGGCAAAATATTCGCTATTTGGAAGGAGGATATTGGTATACCGTTATTTTGGAAGAAATCACAAGTTAG CCTCACTGCTATTTCTTGGGGTAGTTATCGCCCCACGATAGTAATTCTAACACGATTAGATGGTACCGTCGAATTATGGGATTTCATGGTGAAAACAGAAGAACCATGCGTCATGCAGAGTCTGTCAGGTCGCATAATTACAGGGATATACACACACGAATTATATTTGACTCCACAATGCGTAGGATTTTGCGATTTCAATGGTATCTTAAGGATGTTTCTCGCTCCCGATGTTTTTTTCAAGAAGGACACCGCTTGTGTAGAATGGATGAGTAATTTTATCGAACGCCAAGTTAAAAGG GTAAAGAGCTGTAGGGAATGGTTAGAGAGATGGACACAAACGGCTTATAAGGAGAtcaaagaaaaacaaagaaaagcaGAGAGGAAGAAacaagaggaagaagagaaagCAGTCACCACTAAAACAATGGAAGCTGGACCTTTAGTAGAGCCTCTAAAAAAAGGCTTA AAAACATGGGATATGATTGAAGAATCACGTGAAAGATGGAAAACAAGGGAGTTGAAGCACATGCAGCAAGTGCTTCTGGAGAAGAAAGGTTTAAAGAAAGACGACCTCGAAAGGCAGCGTGAACCTATTCTAAGATTACGGCAGGATgcagaaaggaagaagaaaaaattacGGCAGACATTAAAAATGCAAGAAAGTATTTTTGAGCACACCAAAAACCTTTTCTTCCCTAAACATCAGCCAGAGACCAAACGAATTTCCGTGGCGCCAGTGCCAGGAAGAATCGATAAACCAGTTACTGTGGAGGACACTATACTCGAAGAGGAAATGATG GAAATGCAACGAATTGACCCGAATGAAGAGATCATTTACCATTTTATGGAAACGCAGGCTAAAGTGTTAGCTGATTTACAGAAGCATCCGTTTCAGCATTCGTTTAATTGGGAGAATATtctaagaaagaagaaaacgataCGCGTCACGATGGATACCGAGTTGAAAAAATTGAACAAATCGAAGAAGAGATTCAGTATAATCATATAA
- the LOC117159480 gene encoding dynein axonemal intermediate chain 3 isoform X2 has protein sequence MADEHGPHNEEKEKQDEQPNQDDKILQNEETEQGEYESTVEESRKREYSAPAEDAMYDDDYSEAEDYGYMPKYEKDWTEAVKSISSETIDWEKEAKETVRLDISTLKERRRTIFDLDSYSASGPSTSDLLRLASVDYVPEPPKEIRYSVSLGAPGIARINLSSLTQKVVGCVIGENVSTEYPWVYVRKEIIEDNIDLHEDSSDFLPIKNEIRMFPNSKILIGYVPSLTEEGQFYICLTEDGRDAVIEQIQKQREEHESRVRTAVYKPLGKWQEFNSSVEIEASIVKNTRPLLEIEVIGTADIFNASFQFEDRKVDDVRDGYIELLPYRQIFENIPRKLLNNMTQVTPDVRDVKTQTALSVFTNCWVQYKYEYKSPDISKFTPDKVESLRSFLHRFSDYVCDQLLLNATWDIYTNDYGNLVRNIRDTQWPIPVSYEEHLSFHDEQHVANKVINDLCWHPLWSGIAFAAYTSYSKSQHLIGPKSNEEVVKACDNNFVLVWSFNDRLTPKLVLECPREVTSVAVSPLDGNLIVGGCANGQIVLWHIPGKIEKVEAVIVYTAAQIKHRIAIKTLTIWMQEVIGTSVIRPTAMSSLKESQKAAITQIIWISPYDQLDSSGRITSLPEDTSVNDLSSQFVTASEDGTIAFWNLKLDEKWQMYKKEKKEKRKETVIRPEALAKSISPFKVLDRIFKPYYVLTIQHPNESRNVVITTMSMYAPKFMKKRTDVAPSTQDVTIRRYFENVIKKPDYVMKPMIHVGTVEGDFGCITWEGYDFTTDLNINTEVCQWCWFKRIHDGPITHSVRSRLNTSWLATIGGKIFAIWKEDIGIPLFWKKSQVSLTAISWGSYRPTIVILTRLDGTVELWDFMVKTEEPCVMQSLSGRIITGIYTHELYLTPQCVGFCDFNGILRMFLAPDVFFKKDTACVEWMSNFIERQVKRVKSCREWLERWTQTAYKEIKEKQRKAERKKQEEEEKAVTTKTMEAGPLVEPLKKGLKTWDMIEESRERWKTRELKHMQQVLLEKKGLKKDDLERQREPILRLRQDAERKKKKLRQTLKMQESIFEHTKNLFFPKHQPETKRISVAPVPGRIDKPVTVEDTILEEEMMEMQRIDPNEEIIYHFMETQAKVLADLQKHPFQHSFNWENILRKKKTIRVTMDTELKKLNKSKKRFSIII, from the exons ATGGCTGATGAACATGGGCCTCATaatgaagagaaagagaaacaagaTGAGCAACCTAATCAAGATGACAAAATTCTTCAAAATGAAGAAACTGAACAGGGAGAATATGAAAGTACAGTTGAAGAATCAAGGAAAAGGGAATATTCTGCGCCAGCAGAAGATGCCATGTATGATGACGATTATTCCGAAGCTGAAGATTATGGATACATGCCTAAATATGAAAAGGACTGGACGGAAGCAGTAAAGT CTATTTCTAGCGAAACCATAGATTGGGAAAAGGAAGCAAAGGAAACAGTACGCTTGGACATAAGTACATTAAAAGAAAGGCGAAGAACGATTTTCGATTTAGATTCTTATTCTGCTTCCGGTCCATCAACCAGCGATCTTCTACGTCTTGCTTCGGTGGATTATGTACCCGAACCACCGAAAGAAATTCGCTATTCTGTTTCACTA GGTGCACCAGGTATAGCAAGGATCAACTTGTCGTCTCTAACGCAAAAGGTAGTTGGCTGTGTCATAGGAGAAAACGTTAGCACCGAGTATCCTTGGGTATACGTTCGGAAAGAAATCATTGAAGACAATATAGATCTCCACGAAGACAGTAGCGATTTCCTGCCAATAAAAAACGAGATTCGAATGTTTCCGAATTCGAAGATATTAATCGGTTATGTTCCATCGTTAACCGAAGAAGGTCAGTTCTACATATGCTTGACGGAGGATGGTCGAGATGCTGTGATCGAACAAATTCAGAAACAAAGAGAGGAACATGAAAGTCGTGTGAGGACCGCCGTCTATAAACCGTTAGGGAAATGGCAGGAATTTAACAGCAGTGTAGAGATCGAGGCGTCCATCGTTAAGAATACTAGACCGCTGTTAGAGATCGAG GTAATAGGAACAGCAGATATATTCAATGCATCATTCCAATTCGAAGACAGAAAAGTAGACGATGTTAGAGATGGATACATCGAACTTCTCCCTTACCGTCAAATCTTTGAAAATATTCCACGTAAACTGTTAAATAATATGACTCAAGTTACTCCGGATGTTCGAGACGTGAAAACTCAAACGGCTCTTTCGGTATTTACAAATTGTTGGGTTCAGTACAAATATGAATATAAGTCTCCGGATATATCGAAATTTACGCCAGATAAAGTAGAATCTTTGAGGAGCTTCCTTCATCGTTTCAGTGACTATGTGTGCGATCAA TTGTTGTTAAATGCTACTTGGGACATTTACACGAACGATTATGGCAATTTAGTGAGGAATATAAGAGACACACAGTGGCCGATACCTGTAAGCTATGAGGAACACTTGAGCTTTCACGACGAACAGCACGTGGCTAATAAAGTCATCAATGACCTTTGCTGGCATCCATTATGGTCTGGTATAGCGTTTGCTGCCTACACGAGCTACTCAAAGAGTCAACATCTAATTGGACCTAAATCTAACGAAGAG GTAGTTAAGGCTTGCGACAATAATTTTGTTCTCGTATGGTCGTTCAACGATCGTTTGACACCAAAATTGGTTCTTGAATGTCCAAGGGAAGTGACATCCGTAGCTGTGAGTCCACTAGATGGAAATCTGATCGTAGGTGGTTGCGCAAATGGCCAG ATCGTACTATGGCACATCCCAGGTAAAATCGAAAAAGTGGAAGCGGTAATTGTGTATACAGCTGCTCAAATCAAGCATAGAATCGCGATAAAGACTTTGACCATATGGATGCAGGAAGTAATTGGAACGTCCGTAATCAGACCTACTGCAATGTCCTCGTTAAAAGAGAGCCAGAAGGCGGCTATTACTCAGATTATATGGATTTCTCCGTATGATCAGCTTGATTCCAGTGGCAGAATTACATCATTGCCAGAAGACACTAGTGTCAATGATTTATCGTCGCAATTTGTAACTGCAAGCGAGGATGGTACGATCGCTTTCTGGAACTTGAAGTTAGATGAAAA aTGGCAGATGTataagaaggagaaaaaggagaaaaggaaagagaccGTAATAAGACCAGAAGCATTGGCAAAGTCGATATCTCCGTTTAAAGTACTGGACCGTATTTTCAAGCCCTATTATGTCTTGACAATCCAACATCCAAACGAAAGTCGAAACGTAGTAATAACTACTATGAGCATGTATGCACcgaaatttatgaaaaaacGCACTGACGTTGCTCCATCAACGCAAGATGTAACTATCCGGAGGTATTTTGAAAATGTTATCAAGAAACCAGATTATGTGATGAAACCGATGATACATGTCGGTACTGTTGAAG GCGATTTTGGTTGTATCACGTGGGAGGGATACGATTTCACAAcagatttaaatattaatacggAAGTATGTCAATGGTGTTGGTTTAAAAGAATACACGATGGTCCTATAACACATTCTGTTAGATCTAGACTAAATACATCGTGGCTTGCAACCATAGGTGGCAAAATATTCGCTATTTGGAAGGAGGATATTGGTATACCGTTATTTTGGAAGAAATCACAAGTTAG CCTCACTGCTATTTCTTGGGGTAGTTATCGCCCCACGATAGTAATTCTAACACGATTAGATGGTACCGTCGAATTATGGGATTTCATGGTGAAAACAGAAGAACCATGCGTCATGCAGAGTCTGTCAGGTCGCATAATTACAGGGATATACACACACGAATTATATTTGACTCCACAATGCGTAGGATTTTGCGATTTCAATGGTATCTTAAGGATGTTTCTCGCTCCCGATGTTTTTTTCAAGAAGGACACCGCTTGTGTAGAATGGATGAGTAATTTTATCGAACGCCAAGTTAAAAGG GTAAAGAGCTGTAGGGAATGGTTAGAGAGATGGACACAAACGGCTTATAAGGAGAtcaaagaaaaacaaagaaaagcaGAGAGGAAGAAacaagaggaagaagagaaagCAGTCACCACTAAAACAATGGAAGCTGGACCTTTAGTAGAGCCTCTAAAAAAAGGCTTA AAAACATGGGATATGATTGAAGAATCACGTGAAAGATGGAAAACAAGGGAGTTGAAGCACATGCAGCAAGTGCTTCTGGAGAAGAAAGGTTTAAAGAAAGACGACCTCGAAAGGCAGCGTGAACCTATTCTAAGATTACGGCAGGATgcagaaaggaagaagaaaaaattacGGCAGACATTAAAAATGCAAGAAAGTATTTTTGAGCACACCAAAAACCTTTTCTTCCCTAAACATCAGCCAGAGACCAAACGAATTTCCGTGGCGCCAGTGCCAGGAAGAATCGATAAACCAGTTACTGTGGAGGACACTATACTCGAAGAGGAAATGATG GAAATGCAACGAATTGACCCGAATGAAGAGATCATTTACCATTTTATGGAAACGCAGGCTAAAGTGTTAGCTGATTTACAGAAGCATCCGTTTCAGCATTCGTTTAATTGGGAGAATATtctaagaaagaagaaaacgataCGCGTCACGATGGATACCGAGTTGAAAAAATTGAACAAATCGAAGAAGAGATTCAGTATAATCATATAA